The Terracoccus luteus genome includes a region encoding these proteins:
- a CDS encoding YciI family protein encodes MPVFAIHYTYPDDNTEMLTIRPQHRDWLAQLPGLRVAGAYQPALDEVSEGEPTSQEPVNGGLIVVEADSLEDVTTTFDEDPYWQNGYILRRVVRQWDPPLGPWATGA; translated from the coding sequence GTGCCCGTCTTCGCGATCCACTACACCTACCCCGACGACAACACCGAGATGCTGACGATCCGCCCGCAGCACCGTGACTGGCTCGCGCAGCTGCCGGGTCTACGGGTCGCCGGCGCGTACCAGCCGGCGCTCGACGAGGTGTCCGAGGGCGAGCCGACCTCCCAGGAGCCGGTCAACGGCGGCCTCATCGTCGTCGAGGCCGACAGCCTCGAGGACGTCACCACGACCTTCGACGAGGACCCCTACTGGCAGAACGGCTACATCCTGCGGCGCGTCGTGCGCCAGTGGGACCCGCCGCTCGGGCCCTGGGCCACTGGCGCCTGA
- the glp gene encoding gephyrin-like molybdotransferase Glp: protein MGETDAVPHLSVDAHRAALRRLVGPGRAVTVPLDRAACGRRLASDLVATDDLPRFDSSAMDGYALGPGDGLTWAVVDDVPAGAVPRVALRTGVAARVMTGARMPVGAVAVVPVELTDAARTGPAPDSVTVSAVPEAGRHVRRAGEDVRTGDVLATSGTEVTPGLLALGRSAGCADVEVWASVRVAVVATGSELVDPTRTAGPGGIHESNSEMLAALAADGGCEVVEVLTCDDDPDRLRALLDRLDASGGVDLVVTTGGVSAGAFEVVRQVCEPLPIFSFDHLAMQPGGPQGQGRWGDTPVVCLPGTPVGAFVGWRVLVLPAVDAGHGVPPRPGVDAVYDGPARTFRPRTTQFVTAVHHADRGTVTVPDSRHLRALAEADCLVEVPPEVDRLEPGDAVVVHLLGRP from the coding sequence ATGGGGGAGACTGACGCGGTGCCGCACCTGTCCGTCGACGCCCACCGGGCAGCGCTGAGGCGACTGGTCGGCCCCGGGCGAGCCGTGACGGTGCCGCTCGACCGCGCGGCGTGCGGCCGTCGTCTCGCATCCGACCTCGTCGCGACCGACGACCTGCCCCGCTTCGACTCCTCGGCAATGGACGGCTACGCCCTCGGCCCGGGCGACGGCCTGACGTGGGCCGTCGTCGACGACGTCCCGGCGGGAGCCGTCCCGCGGGTCGCGTTGCGCACTGGCGTCGCCGCCCGCGTCATGACCGGGGCCCGGATGCCGGTCGGTGCCGTCGCCGTCGTGCCCGTCGAGCTGACCGACGCCGCCCGGACCGGCCCGGCGCCCGACTCGGTCACGGTCTCGGCCGTGCCGGAGGCCGGCCGCCACGTCCGCCGCGCCGGCGAGGACGTGCGCACCGGTGACGTCCTCGCCACGAGCGGCACCGAGGTGACTCCGGGGCTGCTCGCCCTGGGCCGGTCCGCCGGCTGCGCGGACGTCGAGGTGTGGGCGAGCGTCCGCGTCGCCGTCGTCGCGACGGGGAGCGAGCTCGTCGACCCGACGCGCACGGCCGGGCCCGGCGGCATCCACGAGTCCAACTCCGAGATGCTCGCCGCGCTGGCGGCCGACGGGGGGTGCGAGGTCGTGGAGGTGCTCACCTGCGACGACGACCCCGACCGCCTGCGGGCCCTGCTCGACCGGCTCGACGCGTCGGGAGGGGTCGACCTCGTCGTCACCACCGGTGGGGTGAGCGCCGGCGCCTTCGAGGTCGTGCGCCAGGTGTGCGAGCCGCTGCCCATCTTCTCGTTCGACCACCTCGCCATGCAGCCGGGCGGGCCCCAGGGCCAAGGGCGCTGGGGCGACACGCCCGTCGTGTGCCTGCCCGGCACACCCGTCGGGGCCTTCGTCGGCTGGCGGGTGCTCGTGCTCCCGGCGGTCGACGCCGGGCACGGCGTGCCGCCGCGCCCGGGTGTGGACGCGGTCTACGACGGGCCCGCTCGCACGTTCCGGCCGCGCACGACGCAGTTCGTGACCGCCGTGCACCACGCCGACCGGGGGACGGTGACGGTGCCCGACTCGCGCCACCTGCGGGCGCTCGCCGAGGCCGACTGCCTCGTCGAGGTCCCGCCCGAGGTCGACCGCCTCGAGCCGGGTGACGCCGTCGTCGTGCACCTCCTCGGGCGGCCCTAG
- a CDS encoding ABC-F family ATP-binding cassette domain-containing protein — protein sequence MTATLVAKDLSGGHAHRTLFEHLDLTVAPGDVVGVVGANGAGKTTLLRLLAGDVVALAGTVSTAPPDAFVGWLPQEHERLEGETVSGYLARRTGAAAATLAMEAGAAALGTDPAADEAYATALDHWLASGAPDLDDRAPAVLAELGLDVGGEALMTSLSGGQAARVALAALLLSRFDVVLLDEPTNDLDLAGLERLESFVRGLRAGVVLVSHDREFLARCVTRVVELDLAQNAVSVHDGGYESYLDEREVARRHAREAYEEFADTKADLERRARTQREWSSKGVRNAMKKSPDNDKIRRAASIDSAEKQARKVRQMESRIARLDEVDEPRKEWKLRFSIGSAPRSSSVVATLNEARIRLGEFEFGPVSAQVDARDRIGITGPNGAGKTTLLRLLLGRLTPDAGSAGLGASVAVGEIDQARTGLREDLSLGDAFGEAVPDLVPAERRTLLAKFGLKADQVGSLVSRLSPGERTRAAMALLQARGVNLLVLDEPTNHLDLPAIEQLEQALDSYDGALLLVSHDRRLLENVRLDARWHVDSGRVTVG from the coding sequence GTGACCGCCACGCTCGTCGCCAAGGACCTCTCCGGGGGTCACGCGCACCGCACCCTGTTCGAGCACCTCGACCTCACCGTCGCCCCGGGCGACGTCGTCGGCGTCGTGGGGGCGAACGGGGCGGGCAAGACGACGTTGCTGCGTCTGCTCGCCGGTGACGTCGTGGCGCTCGCCGGCACTGTCAGCACGGCCCCGCCCGACGCCTTCGTCGGCTGGCTGCCGCAGGAGCACGAGCGGCTCGAGGGCGAGACGGTCTCGGGCTACCTCGCCCGTCGCACCGGGGCGGCCGCGGCCACGCTGGCCATGGAGGCAGGGGCGGCCGCGCTGGGCACGGACCCCGCCGCCGACGAGGCCTACGCCACCGCTCTCGACCACTGGCTGGCCAGCGGCGCCCCCGACCTCGACGACCGTGCCCCCGCGGTGCTGGCCGAGCTGGGTCTCGACGTCGGCGGCGAGGCCCTCATGACCTCGCTGTCCGGTGGGCAGGCCGCGCGGGTCGCCCTCGCCGCGCTGCTGCTGAGCCGCTTCGACGTCGTGCTGCTCGACGAGCCGACCAACGACCTCGACCTCGCCGGCCTCGAGCGGCTCGAGTCCTTCGTGCGGGGGCTGCGGGCCGGGGTCGTGCTCGTCTCGCACGACCGCGAGTTCCTCGCCCGCTGCGTCACCCGGGTCGTCGAGCTCGACCTCGCGCAGAACGCGGTGTCCGTGCACGACGGCGGCTACGAGTCGTACCTCGACGAGCGCGAGGTGGCCCGCCGGCACGCCCGAGAGGCGTACGAGGAGTTCGCCGACACCAAGGCCGACCTCGAGCGCCGGGCGCGCACCCAGCGAGAGTGGAGCAGCAAGGGCGTGCGCAACGCCATGAAGAAGAGCCCCGACAACGACAAGATCCGACGGGCGGCGAGCATCGACTCGGCCGAGAAGCAGGCCCGCAAGGTGCGGCAGATGGAGTCGCGCATCGCCCGGCTCGACGAGGTCGACGAGCCACGCAAGGAGTGGAAGCTGCGGTTCTCGATCGGGTCCGCGCCGCGGTCGAGCTCGGTCGTCGCGACGCTGAACGAGGCGCGGATCCGGCTGGGGGAGTTCGAGTTCGGGCCGGTCTCGGCGCAGGTCGACGCCCGCGACCGCATCGGCATCACCGGCCCGAACGGGGCGGGCAAGACGACGCTGCTGCGCCTCCTGCTCGGACGCCTCACGCCGGATGCCGGGTCGGCCGGCCTCGGTGCCAGCGTGGCCGTCGGCGAGATCGACCAGGCCCGGACCGGGCTGCGGGAGGACCTGTCACTCGGGGACGCCTTCGGCGAGGCCGTGCCCGACCTCGTGCCCGCGGAGCGGCGGACGCTGCTGGCCAAGTTCGGCCTCAAGGCCGACCAGGTGGGCAGCCTCGTGAGTCGGCTCTCACCCGGCGAGCGCACCCGCGCGGCCATGGCCCTGCTCCAGGCGCGGGGCGTCAACCTGCTCGTGCTCGACGAGCCGACGAACCACCTCGACCTGCCCGCGATCGAGCAGCTCGAGCAGGCGCTGGACTCCTACGACGGGGCGCTGCTGCTCGTCTCGCACGACCGCCGGCTGCTCGAGAACGTGCGGCTCGACGCGCGCTGGCACGTCGACTCCGGCCGCGTCACCGTCGGCTGA